The nucleotide window CCTGAGCTTGTGGGGTCCCATGAAAAGTGGATTGTGGGGCTCCAACCTATCTCTGCCTGTACCCGTCTCATTATGCTGTACCTCCTCCTTTCTATTAAAATCCATGGTCatcttagaaatttttttaaatactttaatattTACATCTTAGCTATTAGTAATTACCTGAAAGAAACTGGTATTAGGAATTATCTGAAGAAAACTCTGGTTGAAGCACTAGAAGTAAAACAGAAGCTATGCCTACAATTATCTTGGACCCTACAGGCACTAACAATGAGCTGTTATTACAAATGGTAAACCAAAACGAGAACACTGTTACTTATCTTTTCTTAGAGAATAATCATTTATTTGGATTAGTTAGGACAGTCTTGAAAGTGAAGAGTCCTTGGCATATATGGCAAGGGCATTATTAGGGGCAGGGATTGGAAATGGCTTTTTTCGACTTTCCTTCAGACCTACAAATAATAAGGGAAGGCTGTTAACTAGCTAAATAGCTCAGTACTACACACTTGATGGCAAGGCTGAGACACTTAACACTCTCAGATACCGAAAGTTAAAACAACAAACTAGGCATGTTTTCACTGCCAGAGATATAGTAAAATAGTGCCAAAGGCTGTAATGCATCAGGTACAGTAGAGTCATCTCTAGGTACCTAAAGATGTCAAGTGGGGACAGCTGGTTAGACTGTTCTAAAAGGATGGTCACCATTCCACAGCTAACATGATTTCCCATGGCTCCACTAGGGTAGTCACATGGCATTTCTCATTTTGCTTGGCTAAGACTTAGTTTAAGTctggatttaaaaaatgattttcacATAATTCTCATAAAACAAGTatacatttattaactcattttaaataaaacaaattctctgacttattttggataatagttcAGCAAAAATAGTTACTCTAAAATTAGAGATGACTCCCCccgctttcttttttgttttttgtttttttattgtgaggagatcagccctgtgctaacatctgccaatcctcctctttttgctgaggaaggctggccctgggctaacatccatgcccatcctgctccactttatatggggtgccgccacagcatggcttgccaagcagtgcatctgtgcacgccaggatctgaactggtgaaccctgggctgccacagccgagaacgcgcacttaaccacttgcgccaccgggccggccccctcccccagctttcTTAATAAGTATCTGTTTAAGCTAAACATGAACTTGAAaatgtaaaacattaaaataaaacaaaccggggggggggggcggccccgtggtgtagtggttgggtttgtgtactccgctttggtagcctggggttcacgggttcagatcccggttgtgcacctgcacaccactcatcaagccatgctgtggcgacctcccacttacaaaatagaggaagactggcacagatgttagctcagggacaatattcctcaagcaaaaagaggaggattggcaatgggtgttagctcagggccgatcttcctcaccaaaaaaaaaaccctggggctggcctggtgtttAGTGGTTgaattcacatgctctgcttcggtggcctggggttctcaggttcagatcctgggcacggacctacacactacttctcaagccatgctctagccatgtcccacatacaaaatagaggaagactggcacagatgttagctcagggccaatcttcctcaagcaaaaaggggaggattggcagcagatgttagcccacgaccaatcttcctcaccaaaaacaaaaacaaaacctatgtgtgtacttgtgtgtgtAAGTAATATATGTCTCCTAAACAAACACATCAGAGTTGTAGGAAAGGGAATTGGTGTCAAAATAACATTTGAGGTCTGTGAATCTTTGAATTCTTTGAAGTCTAGCTTGCTActgatctataaaatggaaataactacTTCACGAGGTTGTCACAAAGCTCAAATAGAcaatgtatttataaaatataagatGTCTAAGTTATAAAAAGATGTATTACAATTACTTCATAAGTTATTTAAGATGATATATTTAATATTCCACATGAGTAGTTTTCCTATATAATTTAAATCCATTTTATTTCCATGCTTACTACTTCTTAAATTCGTGTGTTTGTTCTAAAAGTCAAcacctcttatgttttctttcttacaGGTCTGATTAGTACATTCTGAGTCCCAGGACGGTGGGAATTAACCAGTGGATTACAGGCATGTTGTGGAAGTTGCTGGTGAGATTCCAGCCCTGCAGGTTGCGTTCTTTCAGAAAGATGCCATCAGTTCCACAATACAGACCATTTTTAGCATGCTTCCCCTATACAACTGATAATcagtcaaagaaagaaaataaaagaacagtGGAAAAGCTCTATAAATTTTCAGTTGATATCGGGAAAATTCGCAGATTAAAAGGATGGGTGCTTTTGGAGGATGAAACCTATGTTGaagaaattgcaaatattttacaaCAACTAGGTGCCGATGAGACTGCTATAGCCAGTATTTTGGAACGCTGTCCAGAAGCAATTGTCTGCAGCCCAACCACTGTTAACACCCAGAGAGTGATCTGGCAGTTGGTCtgcaaaaatgaagaagaattaGTCAAGTTAATAGAACAGTTTCCAGAATCTTTCTTTATTGTTAAAGACCAGGAAAACCGGAAGCTGAACATTCAGTTCTTTCAAGAGTTGGGACTCAAAAATGTGGTCATTAGCAGATTTTTGACAACTGCATCTAATATTTTTCATAATCCTGttgaaaagaataaacaaatgataAGGATTCTCCAAGAGAGTTATCTAAATTTAGGTGGCTCTGAGGCCAACATGAAAGTTTGGCTACTAAAATTATTAAGCCAAAACcccttcattttgttaaattCTTCTGCAGCTATAAAGGAAACACTAGAATTTCTCCAGGAGCAAGGTTTCACAAACTTTGAAATTCTCCAACTTCTGTCCAAACTCAAAGGATTTCTTTTTCAGCTTTGCCCAAGAAGTATACAGAATAGTATTTCCTTCtctaaaaatgcttttaaatgcACTAATCATGACCTGAAGCAATTAGTTTTGAAATGTCCTGCCCTTTTATATTATTctgttccagttttggaagagAGAATTCAGGGATTATTGAAAGAAGGAATTTCCATAGCTCAGATAAGAGAGATGCCAATGGTTCTTGAATTAACGCCGCAGATAGTACAGTACaggataaggaaactgaattcCTTAGGCTTTAGAATAAAGGATGGACATCTAGCAAATCTAAGTGGAACGAAAAAAGAGTTTGAAGCTAACTTGGATAAAATTCAGGCCAAAAAAGGAAGGCCATTATTTAACCCTGTGGCACCATTAAATGTTGAAGAGTAGCTTGCTGACTGATGTTGCTTCTTTCTAGCAGTGCAGAGTGAAACTGAGTAGCAAAGACTTAAGTGATTCAGGCAGTTTGTAGGCACCAGTAATTTTAAGAACCTACTTAACTTCAGAGTTGTGTTTAAGTTACCTCTAAGTAGATAATTGGACTCATTtgctctattttaaaatataaattgtaattattttaaataaagttggTAATTTTGACCTtgagatattattttaaaaaactcctATACTATAAAATGGCACATCAGtgtgatattttatattaatgaGTGAATCAGTTCTAAGAAACTGACAAGTACATTACTTTAATTCAAAGTatggatacattttatttgtaTAGCACATTTCATCTGGGATGCAGACCCAGCCTTCTTTCTCCCCACCAGCTCTGAAACATCACTCTACTGTGGTCTGAATTCTGTAGCTTAGTGTTAagcaaaacattagcaaacttcTAATACATTTTTTTAGGGAAAGCTGATATCATCTCCTGGTTGGAATAAATGAGTATCTTTGAGAACCAAGTATTACTCATCCAAAAAGAATAATTAGAGCTTATTTGTGTAGTCAGTTTGTTTAAAAGGGACTATTTTATCTCTCATGAAACATTTTTATGTGCACTCATTACTTTCCCcattttttaggtgaggaaactgaagcttagagaggccACTCAGCTGCCGAGTGACACAGCCAAGATTTACTAAGATCTGACTTCTCGTCAAACCTTGTGAATAGAAAAAGGATTGCTTATGAGTTGACATAAGAAAAGTCTCCCCTACCTGACATGCCAAAAGAGTGAGTACCAACTACAGATTTAGGGATTTTTATGCAAACTTCTCTGTAAAATTCCTCAAATTTGAAATGATctaatttttatatacatttgaAGTAAATGCAGCTTTTTAGAAAACTTTCTAAAAATCCAGGCCTATAAAAGGGAAAGTGTGTGATGGTTGGTACTGATTTTAGTAGCATTTCAAGTTTCTATTTCTATACCTTGTTCAATATAAACATTACCCAGATAAAGAATGGCTTACTTTCAGCTATGGAGTTTAAACTTGGTAACACAGAACTAAACAAGTGACTGTGACACTCAGACATCTGTGCACTATGTGTGCATGGCCTTTTCTTAAGTAATGAAAAAATTACGGAAAACGCAGGCCACATCCGCACTCTGTTCATTCGCTCAGCAAATGCAAGTAACCCTCACTATCCAAATCTGTTTAGTTCCTTCGTTAGGGTAGTGCAAGATATCTCTATCTATGCAGCGCCTACCCAGTGCCAGGCACGTTGTGCTTTATAACCCTAGGAGTTGAGTACCATTGTTTACTGTTCTGCAGATGAGGAGACTCAGGCACAGGGAGGGTACACTTACACCAAGTCACATGGGAATGTTTGTTCAAGAAAAGGAATGGTAGCCAGTACAGATGGGGCAGGGTTGAGTGACAGGGAGAGTGGCACAAGAGATGAGCATCACAGTCCTTCTGTGGAACATGATCTCATTTTAGGCCTGATGGGAAACCCTTGGAGAGATTTCAGTTTATGCTTGTTGTCCTGACATGATTATCAGTGCTGctctctttcactctcaaaagcgTCTCAGTTTAGAACAGATTATACATTATGGTCACCTTGGTAGCTTTATTTTAGATGTTAATTTTGAGATGCCTACTAGGTATCTGAACAGAGATGTCAAACAGGCAATGGTGAAGTCTGGTGTTGTTAAGAAATCAGGGCTGGAGATAGATATTCGGGGATCATCTGCGTAAGTATGGTATTCAAAGCTATGGCTCTAGATGAGATTGCCCAGAAACAGAGTATAGATCTGTAGTAGTGGCTGGCCAAACCTGGAAAGGATTGACCAGAGGAAGAAGTCTGCCAAGAAAAGAGGGCATGGTCAATAATATTGACTGCCATGGAGAGGTCAACTAAGATATAGAGAAGTGACCAATGCACTTGGCAAAAAGGAAATCATTGGTTGACCCTATCAAGAGTGATTCTGGTGAAATGCCAAAGGTAGAAGGGAACTGGAGTGGGTTGAGAGAATAGGAGATGAGGAAGAGGCAAGGACTACAaatttttccaagaaattttgttgTGAAGGGTAGCAGAAAAATGGAGGTTGTGAGATGGAGTAATTTTTCTTTAAGGAAAGCAAATACTGGAACATGTTTATATGCTGATAGGTATGACACAGGAGAGAGATAGATGAGGTCTGGGAAAACTGCAGGATTAATATCTTTGAGGAAGTGAAGGTGGGCTGACTTTGGCTAAGGGCAGAGATATTAGTCCTGGTCCACAGAGGATGGGAACAGATGCAAGCAGGTAGATGGAATGGGCACTGTGAGGGGCAGGAGAGTTGCTGTCTGGTTGCCTCTTTTTACAGAGAAGCACAGTagaatgggaggaggggagtataCAGGAGGGCTGGAAAGAGGAGGTATGAAATAATCCTGCTGAGGAGTAAGAGAGTGTACATACAAGAGGGTATATAAGAAAGTTCGGCAGAGTTGAGTGGCCATGTGTGCTCTGTGGCCAGTAATTTAAAAAGAGCCTAGTCAGTACAGCAGAAAACTTCGGGTGCTCAGGCACAGAGAACCAAAGGCAATTACAGTTACAGAAATACATTTGTAGCTTACTCTAActtgaatagattaaaaaaaaaaatctacattcaGGGTCAAACAAGCAGTATACTGACTCTGTTTTCCCTTAGACCAAATCGTATTCCATTATTTTTTAGCCCTTGAACCTCTGCCTTTTTTCATTCTTGCATTCTTACTCAGATCTtcctataaataaaatttaaaatattcaaaatcagCAACATAGCAAGGGGAGAAATCCTTACATAAAACACGAGAGTcaaattttatttcctctgtgAAGAAAAGGCTctaataacaaaattaaattatttcctttaaactATTTATGTATAATTACACTAAATTCATTTCTGTGGCAAAATGTAATTAGCTGCCAAAGTAAATGTGATCACCTGGAAGACTTCCAGTGAGCTCAAGTTAGACAGCCTGGTGCATCCAGCATACAGGCAGCACCGAATGCCAACAGCAGAAGGAAGGACTAGTTCTTGAGTAGCCCCATTTCTGTCTCTGGATATAAGCGGAAGAAGTTGTGACTTACACCAATTCAAAAGTAATATGGGAAATTCAACTAACATTGAAAGTTAGTTAGCCTGCTCTGTATTTATAAAAAGGGAATAAAGACACTGCCTTCATAAGGTCCTCAGACTGATTAAATCAGATAATGTATGGATAGAGCCTAGTGGGTAAGCAGGTGCCCAGTAAATATCAATTTTCTACCTTCCTCCAACTGGTCCCCATCCCTTTGAGTCACTTCTGTCCAGGGAGAGGCCTAAGTTGGTTCCACAGCTACTTAGGACAGAAGGAAGTGCTCCTTCCCTACTTTAACTC belongs to Diceros bicornis minor isolate mBicDic1 chromosome 25, mDicBic1.mat.cur, whole genome shotgun sequence and includes:
- the MTERF2 gene encoding transcription termination factor 2, mitochondrial translates to MLWKLLVRFQPCRLRSFRKMPSVPQYRPFLACFPYTTDNQSKKENKRTVEKLYKFSVDIGKIRRLKGWVLLEDETYVEEIANILQQLGADETAIASILERCPEAIVCSPTTVNTQRVIWQLVCKNEEELVKLIEQFPESFFIVKDQENRKLNIQFFQELGLKNVVISRFLTTASNIFHNPVEKNKQMIRILQESYLNLGGSEANMKVWLLKLLSQNPFILLNSSAAIKETLEFLQEQGFTNFEILQLLSKLKGFLFQLCPRSIQNSISFSKNAFKCTNHDLKQLVLKCPALLYYSVPVLEERIQGLLKEGISIAQIREMPMVLELTPQIVQYRIRKLNSLGFRIKDGHLANLSGTKKEFEANLDKIQAKKGRPLFNPVAPLNVEE